TTTGGTTATTTTTTTATAGAAAATAGAACATAGATTATAGAGAAAAGACTTTTTTATTTTGAAGAATATAGAGAATAGAACATAGAAAAAAGACTTCCTTAAAAATCTCATTTGTGATATCTCTAGTTTCTATTTCCATATTGTATTTTCTTTGTTCTATATTCTATTCTCTATATTCTAAAATCCTATTTCAATCCTTCTAAAAATCCTTGGTAAGCTGGTTTTTTATTATAGTCAGCATCTAAAAGCAATGGATATTCTTTATAATGCCAAAAGCTTGTCAGCCAAGTATATTTATCGGTTACTCCCCAAGTTGTAATGGCAAATTTTTGGTTTTGAGGCAATTCTTCATACATAGTCGTGATGTACTTGTAGGTTTCTGACTGTTTTTGAGCTTCGGCATCATTAAAAACATAGGAATCAGATTTACTTGTATTGACTTTGATATCTAATTCTGAAATATGAATTAACAATCCTGTCGAAGCCATATCTGTAAAACCGGTTTTCATAGTCTGCCTGTTGGTGTCTGTAGCATAGTGAAACTGATCTCCAATACCATCAATAGGCACTCCGTTGGCTTTGAATCTGGTCACCATTTTTTTGATGGATGCTCTTTTTCCTGCATCCAGCACTACGCTGTAATCGTTGTAAAACAATTTGGCGTCTGGATCTGCTGCTTTCGCATATCTAAAACATCTTCCATAAAAACCTATTGGATCTTTAAATAATGAGTTTATTACGGTTTCGTTTCGCATAGCTCCACCATCTGCAAAAACTTCGTTGACAACGTCCCAGCTTTTTACTCTGCCTTTATAACGCCCAACAACATCGGTTATGTAAATTTTCACTTTTGACTCGAAGGCAATAGAATCGTATTTGGCATTTTTAAACCATTCTGGAAATGAATCATACCAAACTAAAGTATGTCCGTGAACTTCCATATTATTGTCTTTGGCAAAACCAACTAAATAATCGGCTGCAGTATAATTGTAAGCCGTTGAAGAAGACCAAATAGTGGCCATTTTCATTTCAAATTCTGCCGAAATTTGATTGTAATGTTTTAAAACAGCATTTTTAAAATTGGCTTCATTTTGCAAATCTCTCATTTTGACTGCGGCTCCAATTTTAAACTTTGCTTTTTCTTTTAAAGTCTGCGTAATCGGATTTGGATTTCCTGTATCGCCTTCATCTGCATTAATAAAAACTACTTTTTCGTCGTTGCTGCAGGATGCAAACAACAAAACGGTAAGTATACCAAGAATATATTTTTTATTTATCATTTTGTGTCTTTTTAAATCCGGAAGTCAGATTAGGATTATGCTAACTTCCGGATGGGTTATTACTAACTTTAACCTTAACTTTTTTGGGTGTGATTTTTTAAACACATAGAGACATAGTTTTTGAGAAACTTAAAAAAAGGCGTTTCACTTATTTAAATTCACATAGTAATCTGTGTGTGAGAAACTAGTTTCTTTATTTTAATCTATGTTTCTATGTGTTTAAATCAAATTAATTGTACCCAACATTAAAACCTGCTGGTTTTCCCATTAAATCGATTTGACTCTGTGGAATTGGCATGTTTACCATTGCTGGAGTCATTTTCAATTGTACTTCTCCAGAAATAGTTCCTGATGGACTTGAACGGAAATATAAATTTTGTCTTTCGACCAAAAGTCCAAGTCTTTTCAACAGAAACCATCTGTTATTTTCAAATGCTAATTCTCTTGCTGATTCGTCTAAATAATTATTTAATGTCCAAGCTGTCAAATCAAAAGTGGTTACAGTGCTTTCAGGATTTCCAGTGTATCCTCTCCTTCTTACTTTGTTTAAATAAGCCAAAGCTTTAGTATCATTACCTAAATTATGATACGCTTCAGAAGCCAATAAATAAGTTTCAGCTAATCTGTAATACATATAATCTTTGTAACTATTTGAAGTCATTGGCAGTTTTTCTGAATCATGATATTTCTTTAAACTCCAATGCCAAGCTCTATAGTTTCCGTTTGGCGCTGCAATGGCTGGATTGGTAATTGGCTGTCCAAATTTTGGATTACTTGGAACGTTGATTTTATAATCTTGATAATTATCTGAATAATAATACGTTTTAAATCTCAAGTCATTTGTCTGATCGTATAATGATTTCAAATAATTATTCGGATAAAACCATCCTAAAGCCTGACCTCCGTAAGCCACATCCTGAACCAATTCGCTTGTATTCAATTCGTAAGTTCTGTGGGTAAAAACACTGCTCAACCAAGAACCACCGCCTCCGGCTAAATTATCATCAGGCCCTAATAAAAAGTCTTTTTGATAGGTAAACAGTGATTCTTTATGATTTCCGTTTTGTCCCCAAACATCAATAAGGTTTACCAAACCATGAGTTCCATCATTAATAATGGCATCAAATTGTGTTGCTGCTTCTGTCCAGTCTTGCTGCCATAAAGCGCTTTTACCGCGAATGTGTCTGGCAACACCTTGTCCGTAACGTCCTGGATCTACTTTAAAAGGAAGGTTGGCAATTGCATAATCCAAATCTCCATCAATTAATTTGTAAACATCTGCATCGCTGGCTACTTTATATTCAACTGGATCGTTGATGTTTTGAGGTGTTGTTGGAATCGTATCGATTAGAATGCCGCCATACATTTGTTTTAAATCCAAATACAATTCGCCTCTAATTACACGAGCCTGTGCTACTAATCTTTTCTTAGCAGCTTCATCCATTTTTATAGATCTTGCCGAAGTAATAATAGCCGAACATCTGTCAATGATTTTATATCCCTGAATCCATTTTGAACCTGTAAACGACTGTGGGTTATGACCAGTTCCGTAAGGTGTATTCCATGTTCTGTGCAAACCTAAATCGGTTGCCACCATAAAGAATACATTGGCCCATAAATCGCTGTTGTCCCCAGATGGCAGATTGTAAAAACGCATCTGGTTGTAAAGTGCATTAACTCCAACTTCTAAACCAGCCGGAGAATTGTAGATATAATCTACTGAAACCTGATCTTTTACTGTTTCCTCCAGAAAATCTTCGCACGAAGTAAGTCCTAAAGAAAGTCCGAAAATCAAAACAAATAGAAAATTTATATTTTTCATGATCTTGTTATTTTTTATTTATTGAAATGTCTTAAACCTTGTGATTAGAAACCTACCTGCAATCCGATAACACAAGTAACAGGTTCTGGATAATCGTATATTTCTTTTTCTGGACTATACGATTGGTAATCGGTAAGGGTAACCAAATTACTTCCTGTTACGTAAAGTCTCATATTGCTTAATCCTAATGGTTTCAGCGTACTTTCCGGGAATTTAAATCCAACTGAAACGTTTTGTAAACGAATGTATGAGGCATCTTGCAATCCTAGAGTATTGATGTACGGCGGATCATTTCCGTCTCTTGGTCTCGGCCAGTTTCCTCCTGGATTTTCTGGTGTCCAATAATCTTGTTTGATACCGTTTTTCACTCCTCGTAAAGAACCTCCACGAACATAATCGTATAAGAATAAGTTGTCTCTTGTAACTCCCTGAACAGTATAAATATCTGCTGAAAAATCAAATTGTTTATATTCTAACGCCACAGAGAAAGTTCCGAACCAATCCGGCATTTTAGACGTAATTACTCTGTCTTGATCTGGATTTGGATTGGCTCCATTTGACGGATCTGCGTCCCACAATTTTATATCTCCAGGATATAAAGTAGTTCCTGTTACCAGCGGAATATTTTCTCCTTCCTGATAAATTCCAACTGCTTTGTATCTGTAATAAACATCAATCGGTTTTCCAATAAACCATAAGTTTCCAACAGCATCATCTTCTCTTCCGTCTCCGTCTGCATCTTTTCCGTAGATACTTACAATGCTGTTTTTGTTTTTAGTAAACGTGGCTCCCAGATTCAGTCTAAAATCTTTTGTTTTAATTGCATCGCCATTCAAAGTCACTTCCAAACCTTTATTGTTGACTTTTCCAATATTAGAAAGTTTGGTCGTGTAACCTGTATTCGCGTTAAGCGTTTCATAAATCAATAAATCTGAAGTATCGGTATTGTAAACCTCAACTGTTCCATTCAATCTATTTTTGAATAAACCGAAATCGGCAGCCAAGTTTAATTGAGTAGAAGTTTCCCATCTTAAATCTGGATTGGATAATTGCGAACCTGGCACATAACCCGAAACTTTTACACCATTGATAATGTAATCTCTCTGAGTTGCCGTTGCCATACTTTGATACGGATCTTTCGGCTGGTTTCCTACTTTACCATAACTTGCTCTTAATTTCAAGTTGCTGATTACTGGAACGTGCTCTCTCATGAATTCTTCATTCGAAACATTCCATGCTGCATTGACAGCCGGGAAGAATCCCCATTTATTATTGGCTCCAAAAACAGAAGATCCATCAGCTCTTCCTGAAACTGTAAAATAATATTTGCTGTCGAAATCGTACTCTAATTTTCCTGCGAAAGAAATCAGCGATCTTTCATTTCCTCCAATTTCAGGCGTATTTAAGAAAGCACTTTCTAAACCGTAAATCCCAAGAATATCACTCGGAATTCTGCTTGCTGAGTTTCTAAAATCATTGTATTCCGAAGAAGTAATCTCATAAACTCCAGTTACGTTAAAATGATTTTTTTCGGCTACATTTAAATTATAATGCAAAATATTACTCAATTGATATTCTACGTTATCCTGAAAACGAATATAACCGCTTCCTTGTCCTGAGTTTGCAATTCCTGAAAGTGATTTTGAAGAATTGAAAGACATCGCTTTGTAATTCCACGATCTACGGCTGGCATTCAATTTATAAGTAAAACCTTTTGCCAGATTAATATCCAAAAAGATGTTCATGATATCGTTACGATTTAATTCGTTTGTATTGGTTTCGTAAACATCAATCAAGGGATTTGGTGTTTCCTGAATTCCTCCCGGCAGATAACGGAAAGAACCATCTTCATTATAAACCTGTCCTAATGGCGAGGTATTAATCGCATTATTCAAAATATTCCCCACATTCGGACGGTTCGATTCTGAATACTGAAGCGAAACATTCATTCCTACTTTCAGCCAATCTGTAATTCTTTGATCGACATTTACTCGCATCGCTACCTTATCGTAATCCGAATTAGCAATTACTCCAGAAGTATTGATGTAGTTGATACTAGAAAAAATACTAGTTTTCTCTGTTCCAGATGAAATGCTCACACTATGGTTATTGGTTACGCCCGTTCTTAAAACCAGTTTTTCCCAATCAATATATTTTCCAGATTGAACAGATTCCAATTCTAAAGGAGTAAAAACCTGATCGTCTGGTCTGTAAACTCCACCATTGCTTGTTCTGTAGGCTTCTCTTTTTAGCTGTGCAAATTCTTCTCCACTGTAAACATCAAAATTTCTATTGATGGTCTGAACTCCCGAAAAACCATTATAAGAGATTTTTGCCTTTCCTGTTTTTCCTCTTTTAGTCGTAATTAAGATTACACCATTTGAAGCTCTTGCTCCATAAATAGATTGAGCAGCGGCATCTTTTAAGATTTCTAGAGAAGCAATATCGTTGGCATTAATATCATTAATGTTTCCAATTACGATTCCGTCTGCAATAACAATTGGCTCGTTGCTTCCATTAATCGATTTTTTTCCTCTAATTTGGATGGAAGAAGAACTTCCCGGTCCGCCATCATTTAAACTTACTTGTACTCCGGCAGCTTTACCACGAAGCATTTCTCCAACATCTGAAGTTGCTACTTTGGTCATGTCACCCGGTTTTACCGAAGCCACAGAACTGATTACGTCGCTTTTCTTTTTGGTGCCATAACCTACAACGATGATTTCGTCTAAGGCTTGAGAACTTGGTTTTAAAACTACTTTTAGGTTTTTCTTGTTTTCGGTTTCCACCGAAACCTCATCCATTCCGATGAAAGAGAATACAAGTGTACTTTTTGGGGCAGTACTGATTGTGAAGTTACCGTCGAAATCGGTTTGGGTTCCTTTTGTACTTCCTTTAACGTGAACGTTTACACCCGGAAGAGGCAATCCTGCATTATCGACTACTTTTCCAGTAATCGAACTTTCTTGTGCACTCGCAGTGGTTGAGAGAATACACATCAGAAGTAATACAACTAGTTTGAGATATTTTCCTTCACGGCAAAACATCTTTACAGGTTTGTTTTGTTTCATAAAATAATTGTTTGGTTAGTTAGATAGAAATCAGTCATGATTTATGTTGCAAATGTGACTAATAAATGATGGTTTTAGGGGAGGAAAACATTCGCATTTGGGGGCGTGAATGTGTTTATTTGCGAATTTCATGCTTTGTAATGCCTTAAAAAACGGGATTCGTAATATAAACCTTAAAAAATTGTGAGGTGCTTATTTTTTTTAGTTCTGGTTATTTAACCGCAAAGCACGCAAGGAATAAAAGCGCAAAGTCCGCAAGTTTTAATATTCAAACTTTTGCGGACTTTGCGTAAACCTTCGCGCGCTTTGCGGTTAAATAGGAGGTTAATTTTTCACCTGAGCCCCTTTATACTCACTTGGCGATAAATTATAAAACTTTTTAAATTCTTTACTAAAGTGTTTTCGATCATTAAAACCTACCATATAAGTAACTTCAGAAACCGAATAACTAGTATTGATTAAAAGACTCGCCGCTTTCTTTAAACGCATATTTTTAATAAGGCCAGCCACAGACTGATTCGTCAGCGTTTGTACTTTTTTATATAATACTGTTCTGCTCATTCCGATTTCGTTGACCAGATCGTTTACATCAAAATCAGTATTATCGAGATTGGCTTCAATAATCTGAATTAGTTTTTTTAGGAACTGTCCTTCGGGTGTATTTAGATTTTCCTGTTCCGTATCTTCAATAAATCCGTCACCATATTTCTGACGCATGATTTCTTTGGCTGATAATAAATTCGCAATCGTCAGTTTTAATTCTTCAATACTGAAAGGTTTCGAAATATAAGCATCTGCACCAGTTGAAAGCCCTTCGATTCTGTTTAAAGTTGACGATTTTGCTGTCAATAAAATAACCGGAATATGATTGGTATTCTGACTTGTTTTTAAAATCGTACACAATTCAAATCCATCCATTTCTGGCATCATCACGTCGGTTACAATCAAATCCGGAATTTCTTTTTCCATATATTCCAGCGCCTGGATTCCATTTATGAATTTCAGCACTTTATAATCGGCGTACAAAATATCGTAGACAAAAGAGAGCACTTCTTCATTGTCTTCAATTACTAGGACGGTCTTTTTAGAAGTGTTTTCCGGTTCCTCTAAATATTCGGGTTCATAAAGATCAATTTCAGTTTTAACATCTGAAATCGGATTTGCATTTTCTTCAATCTTAACCGAATTTTCAACAATCTGCGATTTCTTAAAATGCTCTTTTCCTTTCTTTAAAGTAATTGTAAAAATGGTGTTGAAATTAGCGTCGGCTTCAGTCTGTACTTTTATTTCGCCATGATGTAATTCAACAATACTTTTACTTAGCGCCAAACCAATTCCGCTTCCTAAATTGGCGCTTCCGCGTTCGTCCAGCTGAAAAAAGTTCTTGAAGATTTTCTTCTTTCTATTTTCTGGAATCCCAATTCCGTTGTCTTTTACTTTAATTTCAATCAAATCAGAATCTTCTTTTTGCTCGACAGCCAAAGTAATTCTGCCATTCTTGCCCGTAAATTTAAAAGCATTCGAAAGCAGGTTATAAATCACTTTCTCCATTTGATTTTTATCGAAATAAATCAAAGCCGTATTGATATTCAGCACAAACTTATAATCGATTTTTTTCTCTACTGCAATGCCTCGGAACGATTCATAAATATCAAAACAAAACGAAACAATATCTTGCTGTTCGCAATAGATTTTCATGCTTCCTTTTTCGGCTTTTCTGAAATCCATTAATTCGTTAACCAATTTCAAAAGGCGATCCGAATTGTTTTTAATGATTTTCAGTTTATGTTCCAGATTCGAATTCTTTTCGGCTCCATTTAATAATTCTTCAACTGGCCCGCTTATCAGGGTTAATGGCGTTCTAATTTCGTGTGAAACATTCGTGAAGAAATCCAGTTTCATTTTATACAATTCTTCCTGTCTTTCTTTTTCAACCTGTTCCAGATAATAAGCTTGTTTTAATAATTCACGGTTTCTTAAAAAACGGAACAATAAAACTCCGGCTCCTGCTAGTAAAGCAACATAAATTAAGTATGCCCACCACGTTTTCCACCAGGGCGGTAACATAATAATTTTTAAAGTTTTAACCGACGGATTCCACTCTCCGCCTCCGCTTGAAGTTTTGATTTTTAGAGTATAAGTTCCCGAATTCAGGTTCGTCAAATTGATGTAATGCTGTGAACCTATTACATGCCATTCGTCTTTATTAAACGAACTTTCCAGTTTATACGCATATTCACTTTTTTCGGGCGAAATAAAATTCATGGCACTAAATTCTATTCCAATATAGCCCTGATCGTGTTTTAAAGTGATTTCAGAAGTTTCGCTAATACGTTTTTCCAACGAAACCTCTTTATTTCCTGGTCTGATTTCTTCATTATTTACGATTAGTTTGGTTAGGACAATTGGCGCTTTATCTTCGGTTTTAATTAATTTCGAAGGATTAAAAAGCACTAATCCGTTCGAACAGCCAAAAGCAAGTTCTTTAGCATTCAGCTGTATACTGCAATTATTAGAAAACTGCTTTACTTTCAATCCATCTTTCGATGAATAAGAAGTAATTTCAAAATCGGAAATTCTAAAAGTCGGACTTAACTTTTTGGTTTTTAACTTATAAAGCAAATTATTATCGCTAATCCAGATATTTCCTTCCGAATCTTCCGAAATACTTTTTATGGTTTCATCTGTAAAACCCATCGAACGGTTGATTTCAAAGAATCTTCCTTTCTTTTCGTCAAATAAATTCACGCCTCCGCTTTCGGCACCGATCCAAAATCGGTTTTTAGAATCGGTAAACATGACAGTAAGACTGTTGTTAGACAAACCGCTTTTTCCGCCGGTTTTAAAAACTCTTGTAACCTTTTTTAGTTTTTTATCGAAATAATTCAAACCGTATTGTGTAGCAATCCAAAGTCCGTCTTTTCGGTTCACCAAATCGGTAATAAAATTATCGCTAAGCGAATTCGAACTGCCGTCTGCCATATAAATTTCGACCGTTCCGTCGGGCATTACTTTTTTCAGTCCGTTTCCGTTGGTTCCAACCCAAAGATCTTCATTATCCATCAACAAAGAAGTAATCGGACGTTCTCTTTCTTTGGAATCCTTTCGCGAAAGCGAGATAAACTGAA
This portion of the Flavobacterium panacagri genome encodes:
- a CDS encoding endo-1,4-beta-xylanase is translated as MINKKYILGILTVLLFASCSNDEKVVFINADEGDTGNPNPITQTLKEKAKFKIGAAVKMRDLQNEANFKNAVLKHYNQISAEFEMKMATIWSSSTAYNYTAADYLVGFAKDNNMEVHGHTLVWYDSFPEWFKNAKYDSIAFESKVKIYITDVVGRYKGRVKSWDVVNEVFADGGAMRNETVINSLFKDPIGFYGRCFRYAKAADPDAKLFYNDYSVVLDAGKRASIKKMVTRFKANGVPIDGIGDQFHYATDTNRQTMKTGFTDMASTGLLIHISELDIKVNTSKSDSYVFNDAEAQKQSETYKYITTMYEELPQNQKFAITTWGVTDKYTWLTSFWHYKEYPLLLDADYNKKPAYQGFLEGLK
- a CDS encoding RagB/SusD family nutrient uptake outer membrane protein — encoded protein: MKNINFLFVLIFGLSLGLTSCEDFLEETVKDQVSVDYIYNSPAGLEVGVNALYNQMRFYNLPSGDNSDLWANVFFMVATDLGLHRTWNTPYGTGHNPQSFTGSKWIQGYKIIDRCSAIITSARSIKMDEAAKKRLVAQARVIRGELYLDLKQMYGGILIDTIPTTPQNINDPVEYKVASDADVYKLIDGDLDYAIANLPFKVDPGRYGQGVARHIRGKSALWQQDWTEAATQFDAIINDGTHGLVNLIDVWGQNGNHKESLFTYQKDFLLGPDDNLAGGGGSWLSSVFTHRTYELNTSELVQDVAYGGQALGWFYPNNYLKSLYDQTNDLRFKTYYYSDNYQDYKINVPSNPKFGQPITNPAIAAPNGNYRAWHWSLKKYHDSEKLPMTSNSYKDYMYYRLAETYLLASEAYHNLGNDTKALAYLNKVRRRGYTGNPESTVTTFDLTAWTLNNYLDESARELAFENNRWFLLKRLGLLVERQNLYFRSSPSGTISGEVQLKMTPAMVNMPIPQSQIDLMGKPAGFNVGYN
- a CDS encoding SusC/RagA family TonB-linked outer membrane protein, producing MKQNKPVKMFCREGKYLKLVVLLLMCILSTTASAQESSITGKVVDNAGLPLPGVNVHVKGSTKGTQTDFDGNFTISTAPKSTLVFSFIGMDEVSVETENKKNLKVVLKPSSQALDEIIVVGYGTKKKSDVISSVASVKPGDMTKVATSDVGEMLRGKAAGVQVSLNDGGPGSSSSIQIRGKKSINGSNEPIVIADGIVIGNINDINANDIASLEILKDAAAQSIYGARASNGVILITTKRGKTGKAKISYNGFSGVQTINRNFDVYSGEEFAQLKREAYRTSNGGVYRPDDQVFTPLELESVQSGKYIDWEKLVLRTGVTNNHSVSISSGTEKTSIFSSINYINTSGVIANSDYDKVAMRVNVDQRITDWLKVGMNVSLQYSESNRPNVGNILNNAINTSPLGQVYNEDGSFRYLPGGIQETPNPLIDVYETNTNELNRNDIMNIFLDINLAKGFTYKLNASRRSWNYKAMSFNSSKSLSGIANSGQGSGYIRFQDNVEYQLSNILHYNLNVAEKNHFNVTGVYEITSSEYNDFRNSASRIPSDILGIYGLESAFLNTPEIGGNERSLISFAGKLEYDFDSKYYFTVSGRADGSSVFGANNKWGFFPAVNAAWNVSNEEFMREHVPVISNLKLRASYGKVGNQPKDPYQSMATATQRDYIINGVKVSGYVPGSQLSNPDLRWETSTQLNLAADFGLFKNRLNGTVEVYNTDTSDLLIYETLNANTGYTTKLSNIGKVNNKGLEVTLNGDAIKTKDFRLNLGATFTKNKNSIVSIYGKDADGDGREDDAVGNLWFIGKPIDVYYRYKAVGIYQEGENIPLVTGTTLYPGDIKLWDADPSNGANPNPDQDRVITSKMPDWFGTFSVALEYKQFDFSADIYTVQGVTRDNLFLYDYVRGGSLRGVKNGIKQDYWTPENPGGNWPRPRDGNDPPYINTLGLQDASYIRLQNVSVGFKFPESTLKPLGLSNMRLYVTGSNLVTLTDYQSYSPEKEIYDYPEPVTCVIGLQVGF
- a CDS encoding hybrid sensor histidine kinase/response regulator transcription factor, whose amino-acid sequence is MKSIKNYILSFILFFATAVSSFAQSSDLYFDHINYDTSFSQSMISSIHQTKKGFIWIGTANGLISYDGYDFLRYVYNKDILNSISNNHVNVILEDNQKELWIGTNNGLNLFNKNERSFVRVDVQKIKGGRNYISSIIQDDENRIWIGTFGGIKRLNRQQYLLEEISNDHNSPFRKSRVLSLFYDRNYGVLVGTSKGLECFDPKNGSKKTLPKALVENEALLKSKIWKVVKEKNGDLWFATEANGVFHFDVDKNVVKNYLLNTNNRNSLSSNWVNDIVAVDNNTIWFATKNGLCVYKKDRNQFTKYGHNPLESYSLSDDDVKCFLKDRHNDIWIGTNGGGVNLFQKTNANFTNIREVVKPNFGLNTAFVNAVARENDGALWVGTNGGGLNYLDFRNNRNTTYQIEGYDFDKSVNMITALVNQNKQNLFCGTFNGLFKFNKSSKTFQFISLSRKDSKERERPITSLLMDNEDLWVGTNGNGLKKVMPDGTVEIYMADGSSNSLSDNFITDLVNRKDGLWIATQYGLNYFDKKLKKVTRVFKTGGKSGLSNNSLTVMFTDSKNRFWIGAESGGVNLFDEKKGRFFEINRSMGFTDETIKSISEDSEGNIWISDNNLLYKLKTKKLSPTFRISDFEITSYSSKDGLKVKQFSNNCSIQLNAKELAFGCSNGLVLFNPSKLIKTEDKAPIVLTKLIVNNEEIRPGNKEVSLEKRISETSEITLKHDQGYIGIEFSAMNFISPEKSEYAYKLESSFNKDEWHVIGSQHYINLTNLNSGTYTLKIKTSSGGGEWNPSVKTLKIIMLPPWWKTWWAYLIYVALLAGAGVLLFRFLRNRELLKQAYYLEQVEKERQEELYKMKLDFFTNVSHEIRTPLTLISGPVEELLNGAEKNSNLEHKLKIIKNNSDRLLKLVNELMDFRKAEKGSMKIYCEQQDIVSFCFDIYESFRGIAVEKKIDYKFVLNINTALIYFDKNQMEKVIYNLLSNAFKFTGKNGRITLAVEQKEDSDLIEIKVKDNGIGIPENRKKKIFKNFFQLDERGSANLGSGIGLALSKSIVELHHGEIKVQTEADANFNTIFTITLKKGKEHFKKSQIVENSVKIEENANPISDVKTEIDLYEPEYLEEPENTSKKTVLVIEDNEEVLSFVYDILYADYKVLKFINGIQALEYMEKEIPDLIVTDVMMPEMDGFELCTILKTSQNTNHIPVILLTAKSSTLNRIEGLSTGADAYISKPFSIEELKLTIANLLSAKEIMRQKYGDGFIEDTEQENLNTPEGQFLKKLIQIIEANLDNTDFDVNDLVNEIGMSRTVLYKKVQTLTNQSVAGLIKNMRLKKAASLLINTSYSVSEVTYMVGFNDRKHFSKEFKKFYNLSPSEYKGAQVKN